The genomic window TCCGCGGCATCCCGAAGACCTTCGCGGGGTTGGTACACATCGCGCGGACGAGGAACGGGTACGAGAGGCCGCGCTCGTTGACGGCCTCGTCGTGGAACACCGGCAGGCTCGTCTGGAGCGCGTTCGCCCCGAACGTGCTGTCCCACCAGTCGTCGACCGCCTTGCTCTCCAGCTTGTAGCCGCAGTGGTCGGTCGACACCACGTCGAGCGTCCCGTCGCGGAGGTGCTCGAACATCGCCTCCACGTCGTCCGGCTTCCGGATCGGCGGGGCGATCATCGGCTGGTTCCCCAGCACCTCGTAGACGGAGTCGTCGAGGGTCGTGTAATGCGTGCACGTCTCCGCGCGGACCATGCTCCCGTCGTCGCGGTAGCGGTCGACGACTTCCGCCGACTTCCGGCAGGACGTGTGGATCCCGTAGTACTTCGTCCCCGTCGCCTCGGCCATCCGAAGTGCGTCGTCCGCGGCCATCGCCTCGGCGTAGTCCGGCCGGGACTGCGGGTAGTACGTGGCGTCGCCCTTGCCCGCCGCCTGAAAGCGCTCCGTCAGGTCGTCGCAGACCGACCCGTCCTCGGTGTGGAGCACCGCGACGGCGTCGAGGTCGGCCAGCCGCTCGAACACGCGGTGCATGAACCCGTTGGAGAGGCCGATCTCGTATGCGGTGAACATCTTGATCGACGGAACGCCAGCCTCCACGACGGCCTGCAGGTCGTCGAGCACGGCCGGGTCCTCGCGCGTGACTGCGCCGTGCAGGCCGAAGTCGATCAGTGCCCCCTCGCCCCGTGCCTTCGCCTCCTCGACGGCCTCGGGGAGGGTGGTATCGCCCTCGAACACGCCCATCTCGCCGCCCCACGCCTGGAAGGCGAACCCCACCATGGTGGTCGTCCCGCCGACGGCGGCGGCCCGCGACGCCGACTCGTACGTGTCCAGGGAGAACGGGTCCGCGACGTGGACGTGGGGGTCCACGACCCCGGGAAGCACCAGTTGACCGCTCGCGTCGACCGTTTCGCGGGCCTCCGGGAGGCGCTCGCGGTCGCCGACCCCGACGATCTCCTCGCCGTCGATGGCGAGGGCAGCGTCGATCG from Halostella salina includes these protein-coding regions:
- a CDS encoding dihydroorotase codes for the protein MAIDIVVHGGTLVTADGTIDAALAIDGEEIVGVGDRERLPEARETVDASGQLVLPGVVDPHVHVADPFSLDTYESASRAAAVGGTTTMVGFAFQAWGGEMGVFEGDTTLPEAVEEAKARGEGALIDFGLHGAVTREDPAVLDDLQAVVEAGVPSIKMFTAYEIGLSNGFMHRVFERLADLDAVAVLHTEDGSVCDDLTERFQAAGKGDATYYPQSRPDYAEAMAADDALRMAEATGTKYYGIHTSCRKSAEVVDRYRDDGSMVRAETCTHYTTLDDSVYEVLGNQPMIAPPIRKPDDVEAMFEHLRDGTLDVVSTDHCGYKLESKAVDDWWDSTFGANALQTSLPVFHDEAVNERGLSYPFLVRAMCTNPAKVFGMPRKGTLDPGTDADVVLFDPDETYTVAAEDNESKADFSIYEGREVTGRVTKTFVRGTLVADDGEIVADRGHGEFLEREIPDWSP